The following proteins are encoded in a genomic region of Ctenopharyngodon idella isolate HZGC_01 chromosome 12, HZGC01, whole genome shotgun sequence:
- the foxj1b gene encoding forkhead box protein J1-B, producing the protein MPVLMSPEIANKFKEKWMMLHPEDQDNVSGSVHFDDSLTSLHWLQNFSILSANPERTPSSGCHPQHLFYHKNQLGGTDSPSSPPAGDTAATGMPQTPGNPTTSCSNLANSYTHQQAGHYITAQTNPSEEIDYKTNRHVKPPYSYATLICMAMQASNKTKITLSAIYSWITENFCYYRYAEPSWQNSIRHNLSLNKCFMKVPRQKDEPGKGGFWQIDPQYADMFVNGVFKRRRMPATNFNTQRQSKMLSSPSSSYGSQCNQTGQQMGMGHFQGPVPGNKRKQVFSKRGSKLARVSKSPLLTTDIKTSDVLRGDFDLASVFDDVLSGNDSTFEDLDINTALSSLGCEMELSSQNQHGSGYSNEDEQACAYLEANGMMGCNMEDFHQQHHQQVQVHPQYYEGMFSDQVHQHQQHPWEIKEEVQAIPVSLDHGYGLCEGFFSEMQLWERAESYL; encoded by the exons ATGCCAGTGTTAATGAGTCCTGAGATAGCGAATAAATTCAAAGAGAAATGGATGATGCTTCATCCGGAGGACCAGGACAATGTCAGCGGCTCTGTTCACTTTGACGACAGTCTCACCAGTCTGCACTGGCTGCAGAACTTCTCCATCCTCAGTGCCAATCCCGAGAGGACTCCCAGCTCCGGCTGCCACCCGCAACACCTCTTCTACCACAAAAACCAGCTGGGGGGCACCGACTCGCCCTCCAGTCCGCCTGCCGGAGATACCGCCGCCACAGGGATGCCACAAACACCTGGGAATCCCACAACGTCCTGCAGCAATTTGGCGAATTCATACACGCACCAGCAAGCGGGACACTACATAACGGCGCAAACAAATCCTTCGGAGGAGATCGACTATAAAACAAACCGCCACGTGAAGCCACCGTATTCATATGCCACTCTGATTTGCATGGCAATGCAAGCTAGTAACAAAACCAAAATCACTCTGTCAGCCATTTACAGCTGGATCACTGAGAATTTCTGCTACTACAGATACGCGGAGCCAAGTTGGCAG AATTCAATCCGCCATAACTTGTCCCTAAACAAGTGCTTCATGAAAGTGCCTAGGCAGAAAGATGAGCCAGGAAAAGGAGGCTTTTGGCAAATCGACCCACAGTATGCTGACATGTTCGTCAATGGCGTTTTCAAGCGGCGACGAATGCCTGCCACAAACTTCAATACCCAGAGACAGAGCAAAATGTTATCCTCTCCCAGCTCCTCGTACGGCTCTCAGTGCAACCAGACTGGCCAACAAATGGGAATGGGCCACTTCCAAGGACCTGTCCCGGGAAACAAACGCAAGCAAGTCTTCTCCAAACGAGGCAGCAAGCTGGCCAGAGTCTCCAAAAGCCCTCTGTTAACCACCGACATCAAAACTTCAGACGTACTGAGAGGAGATTTTGACCTGGCGTCTGTTTTTGACGATGTGCTTAGTGGGAATGACAGCACGTTTGAAGATTTGGATATCAACACAGCGCTGAGCTCTCTGGGATGTGAGATGGAGCTATCTTCACAGAACCAGCATGGGTCTGGCTACAGCAATGAGGACGAGCAGGCTTGTGCTTACCTAGAGGCCAACGGCATGATGGGATGCAACATGGAGGACTTTCACCAACAGCATCACCAGCAAGTACAGGTCCATCCGCAATATTATGAGGGAATGTTCTCGGATCAGGTTCACCAGCATCAGCAGCACCCCTGGGAGATTAAAGAGGAAGTCCAAGCCATCCCAGTTTCCCTGGATCATGGCTATGGGCTTTGTGAGGGATTCTTCTCTGAGATGCAGCTATGGGAAAGAGCGGAGTCATATCTGTGA
- the mgrn1a gene encoding probable E3 ubiquitin-protein ligase MGRN1 isoform X2 has product MGSILSRRIAGVEDIDIQANSAYRYPPKSGNYFTSHFFMGGEKFDTPHPEGYLFGENMDLNFLGNRPVQFPYVTPAPHEPVKTLRSLVNIRKDSLRLVRYKDDSDSTAEDTGEPRVLYSVEFCFDTDARVAITLYCQAFEEFANGMAIYSPKSPSMVSETVHYKRGINQQFCLPSFKIDFTKWKPEELNFDLDKGVFPLVVQAIVDDGDDVTGHAHVLLAAFERHVDGSFSVKPLKQKQIVDRVSYLLQEIYGIENRNNQETKSTEDENSDNSSECVVCLSDLRDTLILPCRHLCLCNACADTLRYQANNCPICRLPFRALLQIRAVRKKTAATLSPVSFSPVLSQSSDHTEHSNADNIPPGYEPISLLEALNGVQPVSPTIPSAPLYEEIQFSGEMGDPLNLTGRQQNADPASMKGKGSKSPDGSTRSPSSPIQEEEDEERMSELSDAQPQSVLPCSLSPTEATAEGVSTNPGFPNSGSESRSLGVSVSEILQDCHSERSSLSRTESDPSADLALPGSSESIESLKSQSTSSSSQPLLCVPSTLRMEDERLAS; this is encoded by the exons ATGGGTTCAATACTAAGCCGAAGGATTGCTGGAGTTGAAGACATCGATATTCAAGCCAATTCAGCGTACAGATATCCCCCCAAATCAG GAAATTATTTCACCAGTCATTTTTTCATGGGTGGAGAAAAGTTTGACACACCCCATCCAGAGGGATATCTTTTTGGGGAAAATATGGATTTGAATTTCCTTGGCAACAGACCTGTGCAG TTTCCCTATGTGACACCAGCACCACATGAGCCTGTCAAGACTCTGAGGAGTTTGGTGAACATCAGGAAGGATTCTTTACGACTTGTCAG GTATAAGGATGATTCTGACAGCACAGCAGAGGACACAGGAGAGCCCAGGGTCCTTTACAGTGTTGAGTTCTGCTTTGATACTGATGCCAGAGTGGCTATTACATTATATTGTCAAGCCTTTGAGGAGTTTGCCAATGGGATGGCAAT atacAGCCCCAAAAGCCCTTCAATGGTGTCTGAGACGGTCCATTATAAGAGAGGGATTAATCAGCAATTTTGTCTGCCATCTTTCAAGATTGATTTCACTAAATGGAAGCCTGAAGAG CTGAACTTTGATCTGGACAAGGGCGTTTTCCCTTTGGTGGTCCAAGCAATAGTGGATGATGGAGATG ATGTCACAGGGCATGCACATGTTCTCTTGGCAGCTTTTGAAAGG CATGTTGATGGCAGTTTCTCAGTGAAGCCTTTGAAACAGAAGCAAATC GTGGACCGCGTGAGCTATCTGCTGCAGGAGATTTATGGCATTGAAAACCGGAACAATCAGGAGACAAAG TCCACAGAGGACGAGAACAGTGACAACAGCAGCGAGTGTGTGGTTTGTTTATCAGACCTGCGTGACACACTGATTCTCCCTTGCAGGCACCTGTGTCTGTGCAATGCCTGTGCTGACACACTGCGTTACCAGGCCAACAACTGCCCTATCTGCAGACTGC CATTCAGAGCCCTGCTCCAGATCCGAGCCGTGAGAAAGAAAACTGCTGCCACTCTCTCCCCGGTTTCCTTTAGCCCAGTGTTGTCCCAGAGCTCTGACCATACTGAGCATTCG AATGCCGACAACATCCCTCCTGGCTATGAGCCCATCTCCCTGCTTGAAGCCCTGAACGGGGTTCAACCTGTGTCCCCTACAATCCCATCAGCACCTCTCTATGAGGAGATCCAGTTTTCTGGGGAGATGGGAGATCCCCTCAACCTGACTGGGCGGCAGCAAAATGCAGATCCCGCATCAATGAAGGGAAAAGGTAGCAAGTCACCAGATGG GTCTACACGTTCTCCTTCGTCCCCCATACAGGAGGAGGAAGATGAGGAGAGGATGTCAGAGCTCTCTGATGCCCAGCCTCAGTCTGTTCTGCCCTGCAGTCTCAGTCCCACTGAG GCCACAGCAGAGGGTGTGTCCACCAATCCTGGTTTCCCAAATTCAG GTTCAGAGAGCAGATCACTGggtgtgtctgtgagtgaaaTTCTACAGGACTGCCACAGCGAGCGCAGCAGCCTGAGCCGGACAGAAAGTGACCCCTCAGCAGATCTGGCCCTGCCTG GGTCATCAGAGTCCATAGAAAGCCTGAAGAGTCAGAGCACCAGCAGCTCCAGTCAGCCTCTGCTCTGCGTCCCCAGCACCCTCCGCATGGAAGATGAGCGTCTCGCTTCATAA
- the mgrn1a gene encoding probable E3 ubiquitin-protein ligase MGRN1 isoform X1: MGSILSRRIAGVEDIDIQANSAYRYPPKSGNYFTSHFFMGGEKFDTPHPEGYLFGENMDLNFLGNRPVQFPYVTPAPHEPVKTLRSLVNIRKDSLRLVRYKDDSDSTAEDTGEPRVLYSVEFCFDTDARVAITLYCQAFEEFANGMAIYSPKSPSMVSETVHYKRGINQQFCLPSFKIDFTKWKPEELNFDLDKGVFPLVVQAIVDDGDDVTGHAHVLLAAFERHVDGSFSVKPLKQKQIVDRVSYLLQEIYGIENRNNQETKSTEDENSDNSSECVVCLSDLRDTLILPCRHLCLCNACADTLRYQANNCPICRLPFRALLQIRAVRKKTAATLSPVSFSPVLSQSSDHTEHSNADNIPPGYEPISLLEALNGVQPVSPTIPSAPLYEEIQFSGEMGDPLNLTGRQQNADPASMKGKGSKSPDGSTRSPSSPIQEEEDEERMSELSDAQPQSVLPCSLSPTEKATAEGVSTNPGFPNSGSESRSLGVSVSEILQDCHSERSSLSRTESDPSADLALPGSSESIESLKSQSTSSSSQPLLCVPSTLRMEDERLAS, translated from the exons ATGGGTTCAATACTAAGCCGAAGGATTGCTGGAGTTGAAGACATCGATATTCAAGCCAATTCAGCGTACAGATATCCCCCCAAATCAG GAAATTATTTCACCAGTCATTTTTTCATGGGTGGAGAAAAGTTTGACACACCCCATCCAGAGGGATATCTTTTTGGGGAAAATATGGATTTGAATTTCCTTGGCAACAGACCTGTGCAG TTTCCCTATGTGACACCAGCACCACATGAGCCTGTCAAGACTCTGAGGAGTTTGGTGAACATCAGGAAGGATTCTTTACGACTTGTCAG GTATAAGGATGATTCTGACAGCACAGCAGAGGACACAGGAGAGCCCAGGGTCCTTTACAGTGTTGAGTTCTGCTTTGATACTGATGCCAGAGTGGCTATTACATTATATTGTCAAGCCTTTGAGGAGTTTGCCAATGGGATGGCAAT atacAGCCCCAAAAGCCCTTCAATGGTGTCTGAGACGGTCCATTATAAGAGAGGGATTAATCAGCAATTTTGTCTGCCATCTTTCAAGATTGATTTCACTAAATGGAAGCCTGAAGAG CTGAACTTTGATCTGGACAAGGGCGTTTTCCCTTTGGTGGTCCAAGCAATAGTGGATGATGGAGATG ATGTCACAGGGCATGCACATGTTCTCTTGGCAGCTTTTGAAAGG CATGTTGATGGCAGTTTCTCAGTGAAGCCTTTGAAACAGAAGCAAATC GTGGACCGCGTGAGCTATCTGCTGCAGGAGATTTATGGCATTGAAAACCGGAACAATCAGGAGACAAAG TCCACAGAGGACGAGAACAGTGACAACAGCAGCGAGTGTGTGGTTTGTTTATCAGACCTGCGTGACACACTGATTCTCCCTTGCAGGCACCTGTGTCTGTGCAATGCCTGTGCTGACACACTGCGTTACCAGGCCAACAACTGCCCTATCTGCAGACTGC CATTCAGAGCCCTGCTCCAGATCCGAGCCGTGAGAAAGAAAACTGCTGCCACTCTCTCCCCGGTTTCCTTTAGCCCAGTGTTGTCCCAGAGCTCTGACCATACTGAGCATTCG AATGCCGACAACATCCCTCCTGGCTATGAGCCCATCTCCCTGCTTGAAGCCCTGAACGGGGTTCAACCTGTGTCCCCTACAATCCCATCAGCACCTCTCTATGAGGAGATCCAGTTTTCTGGGGAGATGGGAGATCCCCTCAACCTGACTGGGCGGCAGCAAAATGCAGATCCCGCATCAATGAAGGGAAAAGGTAGCAAGTCACCAGATGG GTCTACACGTTCTCCTTCGTCCCCCATACAGGAGGAGGAAGATGAGGAGAGGATGTCAGAGCTCTCTGATGCCCAGCCTCAGTCTGTTCTGCCCTGCAGTCTCAGTCCCACTGAG AAGGCCACAGCAGAGGGTGTGTCCACCAATCCTGGTTTCCCAAATTCAG GTTCAGAGAGCAGATCACTGggtgtgtctgtgagtgaaaTTCTACAGGACTGCCACAGCGAGCGCAGCAGCCTGAGCCGGACAGAAAGTGACCCCTCAGCAGATCTGGCCCTGCCTG GGTCATCAGAGTCCATAGAAAGCCTGAAGAGTCAGAGCACCAGCAGCTCCAGTCAGCCTCTGCTCTGCGTCCCCAGCACCCTCCGCATGGAAGATGAGCGTCTCGCTTCATAA
- the mgrn1a gene encoding probable E3 ubiquitin-protein ligase MGRN1 isoform X4: MGSILSRRIAGVEDIDIQANSAYRYPPKSGNYFTSHFFMGGEKFDTPHPEGYLFGENMDLNFLGNRPVQFPYVTPAPHEPVKTLRSLVNIRKDSLRLVRYKDDSDSTAEDTGEPRVLYSVEFCFDTDARVAITLYCQAFEEFANGMAIYSPKSPSMVSETVHYKRGINQQFCLPSFKIDFTKWKPEELNFDLDKGVFPLVVQAIVDDGDDVTGHAHVLLAAFERHVDGSFSVKPLKQKQIVDRVSYLLQEIYGIENRNNQETKSTEDENSDNSSECVVCLSDLRDTLILPCRHLCLCNACADTLRYQANNCPICRLPFRALLQIRAVRKKTAATLSPVSFSPVLSQSSDHTEHSNADNIPPGYEPISLLEALNGVQPVSPTIPSAPLYEEIQFSGEMGDPLNLTGRQQNADPASMKGKGSKSPDGSTRSPSSPIQEEEDEERMSELSDAQPQSVLPCSLSPTEATAEGVSTNPGFPNSGSESRSLGVSVSEILQDCHSERSSLSRTESDPSADLALPASESWSTAVEEC; this comes from the exons ATGGGTTCAATACTAAGCCGAAGGATTGCTGGAGTTGAAGACATCGATATTCAAGCCAATTCAGCGTACAGATATCCCCCCAAATCAG GAAATTATTTCACCAGTCATTTTTTCATGGGTGGAGAAAAGTTTGACACACCCCATCCAGAGGGATATCTTTTTGGGGAAAATATGGATTTGAATTTCCTTGGCAACAGACCTGTGCAG TTTCCCTATGTGACACCAGCACCACATGAGCCTGTCAAGACTCTGAGGAGTTTGGTGAACATCAGGAAGGATTCTTTACGACTTGTCAG GTATAAGGATGATTCTGACAGCACAGCAGAGGACACAGGAGAGCCCAGGGTCCTTTACAGTGTTGAGTTCTGCTTTGATACTGATGCCAGAGTGGCTATTACATTATATTGTCAAGCCTTTGAGGAGTTTGCCAATGGGATGGCAAT atacAGCCCCAAAAGCCCTTCAATGGTGTCTGAGACGGTCCATTATAAGAGAGGGATTAATCAGCAATTTTGTCTGCCATCTTTCAAGATTGATTTCACTAAATGGAAGCCTGAAGAG CTGAACTTTGATCTGGACAAGGGCGTTTTCCCTTTGGTGGTCCAAGCAATAGTGGATGATGGAGATG ATGTCACAGGGCATGCACATGTTCTCTTGGCAGCTTTTGAAAGG CATGTTGATGGCAGTTTCTCAGTGAAGCCTTTGAAACAGAAGCAAATC GTGGACCGCGTGAGCTATCTGCTGCAGGAGATTTATGGCATTGAAAACCGGAACAATCAGGAGACAAAG TCCACAGAGGACGAGAACAGTGACAACAGCAGCGAGTGTGTGGTTTGTTTATCAGACCTGCGTGACACACTGATTCTCCCTTGCAGGCACCTGTGTCTGTGCAATGCCTGTGCTGACACACTGCGTTACCAGGCCAACAACTGCCCTATCTGCAGACTGC CATTCAGAGCCCTGCTCCAGATCCGAGCCGTGAGAAAGAAAACTGCTGCCACTCTCTCCCCGGTTTCCTTTAGCCCAGTGTTGTCCCAGAGCTCTGACCATACTGAGCATTCG AATGCCGACAACATCCCTCCTGGCTATGAGCCCATCTCCCTGCTTGAAGCCCTGAACGGGGTTCAACCTGTGTCCCCTACAATCCCATCAGCACCTCTCTATGAGGAGATCCAGTTTTCTGGGGAGATGGGAGATCCCCTCAACCTGACTGGGCGGCAGCAAAATGCAGATCCCGCATCAATGAAGGGAAAAGGTAGCAAGTCACCAGATGG GTCTACACGTTCTCCTTCGTCCCCCATACAGGAGGAGGAAGATGAGGAGAGGATGTCAGAGCTCTCTGATGCCCAGCCTCAGTCTGTTCTGCCCTGCAGTCTCAGTCCCACTGAG GCCACAGCAGAGGGTGTGTCCACCAATCCTGGTTTCCCAAATTCAG GTTCAGAGAGCAGATCACTGggtgtgtctgtgagtgaaaTTCTACAGGACTGCCACAGCGAGCGCAGCAGCCTGAGCCGGACAGAAAGTGACCCCTCAGCAGATCTGGCCCTGCCTG CGTCTGAGTCATGGTCCACTGCTGTAGAGGAATGTTGA
- the mgrn1a gene encoding probable E3 ubiquitin-protein ligase MGRN1 isoform X3 has translation MGSILSRRIAGVEDIDIQANSAYRYPPKSGNYFTSHFFMGGEKFDTPHPEGYLFGENMDLNFLGNRPVQFPYVTPAPHEPVKTLRSLVNIRKDSLRLVRYKDDSDSTAEDTGEPRVLYSVEFCFDTDARVAITLYCQAFEEFANGMAIYSPKSPSMVSETVHYKRGINQQFCLPSFKIDFTKWKPEELNFDLDKGVFPLVVQAIVDDGDDVTGHAHVLLAAFERHVDGSFSVKPLKQKQIVDRVSYLLQEIYGIENRNNQETKSTEDENSDNSSECVVCLSDLRDTLILPCRHLCLCNACADTLRYQANNCPICRLPFRALLQIRAVRKKTAATLSPVSFSPVLSQSSDHTEHSNADNIPPGYEPISLLEALNGVQPVSPTIPSAPLYEEIQFSGEMGDPLNLTGRQQNADPASMKGKGSKSPDGSTRSPSSPIQEEEDEERMSELSDAQPQSVLPCSLSPTEKATAEGVSTNPGFPNSGSESRSLGVSVSEILQDCHSERSSLSRTESDPSADLALPASESWSTAVEEC, from the exons ATGGGTTCAATACTAAGCCGAAGGATTGCTGGAGTTGAAGACATCGATATTCAAGCCAATTCAGCGTACAGATATCCCCCCAAATCAG GAAATTATTTCACCAGTCATTTTTTCATGGGTGGAGAAAAGTTTGACACACCCCATCCAGAGGGATATCTTTTTGGGGAAAATATGGATTTGAATTTCCTTGGCAACAGACCTGTGCAG TTTCCCTATGTGACACCAGCACCACATGAGCCTGTCAAGACTCTGAGGAGTTTGGTGAACATCAGGAAGGATTCTTTACGACTTGTCAG GTATAAGGATGATTCTGACAGCACAGCAGAGGACACAGGAGAGCCCAGGGTCCTTTACAGTGTTGAGTTCTGCTTTGATACTGATGCCAGAGTGGCTATTACATTATATTGTCAAGCCTTTGAGGAGTTTGCCAATGGGATGGCAAT atacAGCCCCAAAAGCCCTTCAATGGTGTCTGAGACGGTCCATTATAAGAGAGGGATTAATCAGCAATTTTGTCTGCCATCTTTCAAGATTGATTTCACTAAATGGAAGCCTGAAGAG CTGAACTTTGATCTGGACAAGGGCGTTTTCCCTTTGGTGGTCCAAGCAATAGTGGATGATGGAGATG ATGTCACAGGGCATGCACATGTTCTCTTGGCAGCTTTTGAAAGG CATGTTGATGGCAGTTTCTCAGTGAAGCCTTTGAAACAGAAGCAAATC GTGGACCGCGTGAGCTATCTGCTGCAGGAGATTTATGGCATTGAAAACCGGAACAATCAGGAGACAAAG TCCACAGAGGACGAGAACAGTGACAACAGCAGCGAGTGTGTGGTTTGTTTATCAGACCTGCGTGACACACTGATTCTCCCTTGCAGGCACCTGTGTCTGTGCAATGCCTGTGCTGACACACTGCGTTACCAGGCCAACAACTGCCCTATCTGCAGACTGC CATTCAGAGCCCTGCTCCAGATCCGAGCCGTGAGAAAGAAAACTGCTGCCACTCTCTCCCCGGTTTCCTTTAGCCCAGTGTTGTCCCAGAGCTCTGACCATACTGAGCATTCG AATGCCGACAACATCCCTCCTGGCTATGAGCCCATCTCCCTGCTTGAAGCCCTGAACGGGGTTCAACCTGTGTCCCCTACAATCCCATCAGCACCTCTCTATGAGGAGATCCAGTTTTCTGGGGAGATGGGAGATCCCCTCAACCTGACTGGGCGGCAGCAAAATGCAGATCCCGCATCAATGAAGGGAAAAGGTAGCAAGTCACCAGATGG GTCTACACGTTCTCCTTCGTCCCCCATACAGGAGGAGGAAGATGAGGAGAGGATGTCAGAGCTCTCTGATGCCCAGCCTCAGTCTGTTCTGCCCTGCAGTCTCAGTCCCACTGAG AAGGCCACAGCAGAGGGTGTGTCCACCAATCCTGGTTTCCCAAATTCAG GTTCAGAGAGCAGATCACTGggtgtgtctgtgagtgaaaTTCTACAGGACTGCCACAGCGAGCGCAGCAGCCTGAGCCGGACAGAAAGTGACCCCTCAGCAGATCTGGCCCTGCCTG CGTCTGAGTCATGGTCCACTGCTGTAGAGGAATGTTGA